A region of Granulicella aggregans DNA encodes the following proteins:
- the katG gene encoding catalase/peroxidase HPI has translation MKCPVPHGGGHSATATETESPMHGAVTHNSRKITRNMEWWPDRLDLAILHQNTKLADPMGAEFDYAEEFKTLDLDAVVKDLHALMTDSQSWWPADYGHYGPFFIRMAWHSAGTYRTYDGRGGAGMGTQRFAPLNSWPDNVSLDKARRLLWPIKQKYGKKISWADLMILTGNVALESMGFKTFGFAGGRADVWVPQEDIFWGSEHTWLGSDRYQGKRELDNPLAAVQMGLIYVNPEGPDGKPDPLGSAHDIRETFGRMAMNDEETFALIAGGHTFGKGHGAYDPGPNVGPEPEGAPIEQQGFGWKNSKGKGHSEDTISSGLEGAWTSQPIKWDSEYLDNLYNFDWALKKGPGGGWQWYATAEEANIPDAHIEGKKHLPMMFTSDLALKFDPEYEKIGRRFQANPEQFADAFARAWFKLTHRDMGPIVRYLGPLVPKETLLWQDPIPAVNYTVIGDAEIAELKAKILSSGLTTSQLVSTAWASAASFRGSDKRGGANGARIRLEPQKNWEVNQPQVLAKVLTTLEGIQAEFNATGKTVSLADLIVLGGTAAVEDAAKKAGHDVKVPFTPGRADTTQELTDVHSFAPLEQTADGFRNYLRLGHKERAEALLVDRAQLLTLTAPEMTVLVGGLRVLGANYRQSKDGVFTDKPGTLTNDFFVNLLDMGTEWKASSTSEGLFEGLDRSTGEVKWTATRVDLIFGSNSQLRALSEVYAASDAKETFVKDFVAAWNKVMNLDRFDLV, from the coding sequence ATGAAATGCCCGGTACCCCACGGCGGCGGCCACTCCGCCACGGCCACAGAGACAGAGTCGCCGATGCATGGCGCTGTCACTCACAACTCGCGCAAGATTACGCGCAACATGGAGTGGTGGCCTGACCGCCTTGATCTCGCGATCCTTCACCAGAACACCAAGCTTGCCGATCCCATGGGCGCGGAGTTCGACTACGCGGAAGAGTTCAAGACGCTCGATCTCGATGCGGTCGTCAAGGACCTGCATGCGTTGATGACGGACTCGCAGAGCTGGTGGCCCGCGGACTACGGCCACTACGGCCCTTTCTTTATCCGCATGGCCTGGCATAGCGCGGGCACGTACCGGACCTACGACGGCCGCGGCGGCGCGGGCATGGGCACGCAGCGCTTCGCTCCGCTGAACAGTTGGCCGGACAACGTGAGTCTGGACAAGGCACGGCGTCTGCTTTGGCCGATCAAGCAGAAGTACGGCAAGAAGATCTCCTGGGCCGACCTGATGATCCTGACCGGCAACGTAGCGCTTGAGTCCATGGGCTTCAAGACCTTCGGCTTCGCCGGTGGCCGCGCCGATGTCTGGGTGCCGCAGGAAGACATCTTCTGGGGCTCCGAACACACGTGGCTGGGCAGCGATCGCTACCAGGGCAAGCGCGAACTGGATAATCCACTGGCCGCAGTGCAGATGGGCCTGATCTACGTGAACCCGGAAGGCCCGGATGGCAAGCCCGATCCGCTCGGCTCGGCGCACGACATTCGCGAGACCTTCGGCCGCATGGCGATGAACGACGAAGAGACGTTCGCGCTGATCGCCGGTGGTCACACCTTCGGCAAGGGGCATGGAGCGTACGATCCCGGTCCGAACGTCGGCCCCGAACCAGAGGGCGCGCCGATCGAGCAGCAGGGTTTTGGCTGGAAGAACTCCAAGGGCAAGGGACACTCTGAAGACACCATCTCGAGCGGTCTTGAAGGCGCCTGGACGTCGCAGCCGATCAAGTGGGATAGCGAGTACCTCGACAACCTTTACAACTTTGACTGGGCGCTGAAGAAGGGCCCCGGCGGCGGATGGCAGTGGTACGCCACGGCTGAAGAGGCCAACATTCCGGACGCGCACATTGAGGGCAAGAAGCACCTTCCGATGATGTTCACCTCGGACCTTGCGCTGAAGTTCGATCCCGAGTACGAGAAGATCGGCAGGCGCTTCCAGGCGAATCCGGAGCAGTTCGCCGACGCCTTCGCGCGGGCGTGGTTCAAGCTGACGCACCGCGATATGGGCCCGATCGTTCGTTACCTTGGGCCGCTGGTTCCCAAGGAGACGCTGCTCTGGCAGGACCCGATCCCGGCGGTCAACTACACAGTGATCGGCGATGCGGAGATTGCTGAGTTGAAGGCGAAGATCCTTTCGTCCGGTCTGACGACCTCACAGCTCGTCTCGACGGCGTGGGCTTCCGCGGCTTCCTTCCGTGGCTCGGACAAGCGTGGCGGAGCCAACGGTGCTCGCATTCGTCTGGAGCCACAGAAGAACTGGGAGGTGAATCAGCCTCAGGTTCTGGCGAAGGTACTCACGACTCTTGAGGGCATCCAGGCAGAGTTCAACGCGACGGGCAAAACGGTCTCACTGGCTGACCTGATCGTGTTGGGCGGTACTGCGGCGGTCGAGGATGCGGCGAAGAAGGCCGGACACGATGTAAAGGTTCCCTTCACGCCGGGCCGCGCTGACACGACGCAGGAACTGACCGATGTTCACTCGTTTGCTCCCCTGGAGCAGACGGCGGACGGCTTCCGCAACTACCTCCGCCTTGGACACAAGGAGCGGGCAGAGGCTCTGCTGGTCGACCGCGCGCAACTGCTTACGCTGACTGCTCCGGAGATGACGGTGCTTGTGGGCGGGCTGCGTGTGCTCGGTGCAAACTACCGGCAGTCGAAGGACGGTGTCTTCACAGACAAGCCAGGTACGCTGACCAACGACTTCTTCGTGAACCTGCTGGATATGGGCACGGAGTGGAAGGCTTCTTCTACTTCGGAGGGCTTGTTCGAGGGGCTTGATCGCTCGACCGGAGAGGTCAAGTGGACCGCAACGCGCGTCGACCTGATCTTCGGATCGAACTCGCAGCTTCGCGCGCTCTCTGAGGTTTATGCGGCGTCCGATGCGAAGGAGACGTTCGTGAAGGACTTCGTAGCAGCGTGGAACAAGGTAATGAACCTTGATCGGTTCGATCTGGTCTAA
- a CDS encoding Fur family transcriptional regulator has translation MDTESIRESLENTGLRFTPQRHCVMAFLMEYPGHPTAAEIFEAVNRLDPRLSRATTYNNLRDLVQAGLVREVAVEGRAARFDAKGVRHHHFICDQCGNVEDVEWYEVPKPALSSLGKRTLRECELIVRGLCAKCTPAKSRGKVSAD, from the coding sequence ATGGACACAGAATCAATCCGCGAGAGCCTGGAGAACACGGGACTGAGGTTCACTCCGCAGCGCCATTGCGTGATGGCGTTCCTAATGGAGTACCCCGGACATCCCACGGCGGCGGAGATCTTCGAGGCGGTGAATCGCCTCGATCCACGGCTGTCGCGGGCCACCACTTATAACAATTTGAGGGATCTCGTGCAGGCGGGGCTGGTGCGCGAGGTGGCGGTCGAAGGCCGTGCTGCGCGCTTCGATGCCAAGGGCGTGCGACATCATCACTTCATCTGCGACCAGTGTGGCAATGTCGAGGACGTGGAGTGGTACGAGGTGCCGAAGCCGGCATTGAGTTCGCTGGGTAAGCGCACGCTGCGCGAGTGCGAGTTGATTGTGCGCGGACTCTGTGCGAAGTGCACTCCCGCGAAGAGCCGCGGCAAGGTGAGCGCGGACTGA
- a CDS encoding cold-shock protein: MEQGTVKWFNDAKGFGFISRQNGEDVFAHYSAITSSGFKSLTEGQAVQFNVVKGPKGWQAADIQPL; encoded by the coding sequence ATGGAACAGGGAACAGTGAAGTGGTTTAACGACGCGAAGGGCTTTGGGTTTATCAGCAGGCAGAACGGCGAGGATGTGTTCGCACACTACTCGGCGATCACCTCGAGCGGCTTCAAGAGCCTCACCGAAGGTCAGGCTGTACAGTTCAACGTGGTCAAGGGACCCAAGGGCTGGCAGGCTGCGGACATCCAGCCTCTCTAA
- a CDS encoding pyridoxal phosphate-dependent decarboxylase family protein, which translates to MVELERSARPSTQLEFGKKTLDAASPSEAEALRQQAHLMLDQMLDYSEAIRDRPVWQPIPETVRASFQAGMPSSGTSLAEVHQQFMETIVPFTAANTHPGFLGWVQGGGSQIGMLAGMLTAGLNANVGGRDQIPLDVERQVTRWMQDLFGFPAGASGIFLTGTSMANFVAIVIARDARLGVGVRRTGTMAVSRPLRAYASTAVHGSVAKALDLAGLGSDTLRLIATDAQGRIDLTLLAQAVHEDWRQGFTPFLVVGSAGTVDLGAIDDLNGIAEFCEQEDLWFHVDGALGALAMLAPDLAPRLKGIERADTLAFDFHKWTQVPYDAGFLLVRDATLHQQAFASAPNYLAREDRGLSAGSPWPCDLGPELSRSFRALKVWITLKVYGADSLGSVIQNTCSLARALAARITNTPELELLAPVELNIVCFRYRFAAMDITEGPSRTEQDANRLNRELVIRLQEAGRIAPSTTMVGGKLAIRAAIVNHRTTLADMDALVDGTLSNGRELEFHNPKISALHWNESSVPAWEA; encoded by the coding sequence ATGGTTGAATTAGAGCGCTCGGCCCGGCCGTCAACACAACTCGAGTTTGGGAAAAAAACGCTTGACGCGGCGTCGCCGTCAGAGGCTGAGGCGCTGCGCCAACAGGCACACCTCATGCTGGACCAGATGCTGGACTACTCGGAGGCCATCCGGGATCGTCCCGTCTGGCAACCGATTCCGGAGACAGTCCGGGCGTCTTTTCAAGCTGGAATGCCTTCGAGTGGCACAAGCCTCGCTGAAGTTCATCAACAGTTCATGGAGACCATCGTGCCGTTCACCGCCGCCAACACACATCCCGGCTTTCTGGGTTGGGTACAGGGCGGAGGTTCGCAGATCGGCATGCTGGCGGGCATGCTGACCGCTGGGCTCAATGCAAACGTGGGTGGCCGTGATCAGATTCCTCTTGATGTCGAGCGGCAGGTCACGCGCTGGATGCAAGATCTCTTCGGTTTTCCGGCAGGGGCGAGCGGCATCTTTCTGACCGGAACGTCGATGGCCAATTTCGTTGCGATCGTGATCGCCCGCGATGCTCGCCTGGGTGTCGGCGTTCGCCGCACTGGAACAATGGCTGTATCGAGACCGCTCAGGGCCTACGCCTCTACCGCAGTGCACGGCAGCGTGGCCAAAGCGCTTGATCTTGCTGGTCTTGGCAGTGACACGCTGCGCCTCATCGCAACCGACGCGCAGGGCCGCATCGACCTGACACTTCTCGCGCAAGCGGTACACGAAGACTGGCGCCAGGGCTTCACGCCTTTCCTTGTAGTTGGATCTGCGGGAACAGTCGATCTCGGTGCGATCGACGATCTCAACGGTATCGCCGAGTTCTGCGAACAGGAAGATCTGTGGTTCCACGTAGACGGCGCTCTCGGGGCTCTCGCCATGTTGGCACCCGATCTGGCTCCGAGATTGAAAGGGATCGAACGTGCCGATACGCTTGCCTTCGACTTCCATAAGTGGACACAGGTTCCATACGACGCCGGCTTCCTGCTTGTACGGGATGCGACGCTCCATCAGCAGGCTTTTGCATCGGCTCCAAACTACCTGGCCCGCGAAGATCGTGGTCTATCCGCCGGCTCACCATGGCCCTGCGATCTGGGCCCTGAGCTTTCGAGAAGCTTTCGCGCCCTGAAGGTGTGGATCACGTTGAAGGTCTACGGCGCGGATAGTCTCGGTTCAGTGATCCAGAACACATGCAGCCTTGCTCGGGCTCTCGCCGCGCGGATTACCAATACGCCGGAGTTGGAACTGCTGGCGCCGGTCGAGTTGAACATCGTCTGTTTCCGGTATCGCTTTGCCGCAATGGACATCACAGAGGGTCCGTCACGGACAGAGCAAGATGCGAACCGGCTCAACCGCGAACTCGTCATCCGTCTGCAGGAGGCGGGAAGGATTGCGCCATCCACGACCATGGTTGGAGGAAAACTTGCAATCCGCGCCGCAATCGTGAACCACCGCACGACGCTTGCTGACATGGACGCCCTGGTGGATGGGACACTGTCAAACGGTCGAGAGCTTGAGTTTCACAATCCGAAGATCTCTGCGCTTCACTGGAACGAATCTTCAGTCCCAGCATGGGAAGCCTGA
- a CDS encoding FG-GAP repeat domain-containing protein: MKIASCFMTAAIATLALGAASAYAQDPAHATERRMADPGLGPDGKPRTTFLAHRLGSDHAEGISVIDMNGDGFVDLLSGGYWYENPGANGGEWKRHQFRQVGTHNEFVNDCGEWVVDVDHDGLPDLVTTGWISNGLWWFKNPGPKATAAGAQWVGAKITDTYDTEGGAFADINGDGKPDLALAHYDHSGVIWVDFSKATPKVHKAGGSNEDGHGIGIADINGDGKADILTPHGWFEQIDADNDKWKWHGDWDLGDSGFPVLGYDVNHDGKLDLIYGQGHGYGLYWLEQAGTPSAPKWIRHVIDESFSQSHAVALVDIDGDGVPELITGKRYRGHGGGDPGSYDPNVVYAYRLPGAEQLTKAKTHAGETMKSPDEKWPATMVASAWEADPRFERETLSLNGTATIGTQIVWGDFDHDGDIDLATAGKLGVHVLENLKVVKVPGDVRESTLELNKQWPFPGEGKEVPQEDKPKD; encoded by the coding sequence ATGAAGATTGCATCTTGCTTTATGACCGCGGCGATTGCCACGCTGGCTTTGGGCGCGGCTTCGGCTTACGCGCAGGATCCGGCACACGCGACGGAGCGCCGGATGGCGGACCCCGGCCTTGGGCCTGATGGCAAGCCGAGAACCACCTTCCTCGCGCACCGGCTGGGTTCGGACCACGCCGAGGGCATCTCGGTGATCGACATGAACGGCGACGGCTTTGTCGACCTGTTGAGCGGGGGCTACTGGTACGAGAACCCCGGCGCGAACGGCGGCGAGTGGAAGCGGCACCAGTTCCGCCAGGTGGGCACGCACAATGAGTTCGTCAACGACTGCGGCGAGTGGGTGGTGGATGTGGACCACGACGGCCTGCCCGACCTCGTGACGACGGGATGGATCTCGAATGGCCTGTGGTGGTTCAAGAACCCCGGCCCGAAGGCGACCGCTGCTGGAGCGCAGTGGGTGGGAGCGAAGATCACCGACACCTACGACACCGAGGGTGGCGCGTTTGCCGACATCAACGGTGACGGCAAGCCCGACCTCGCGCTGGCGCACTACGATCACTCCGGCGTGATCTGGGTCGATTTCTCCAAGGCGACGCCGAAGGTACACAAGGCGGGCGGATCGAACGAGGACGGCCACGGTATCGGCATTGCGGACATCAACGGCGACGGCAAGGCGGACATTCTGACGCCGCATGGATGGTTCGAGCAGATCGACGCGGACAACGACAAGTGGAAGTGGCACGGCGACTGGGACCTCGGCGATAGCGGCTTCCCGGTGCTTGGTTACGACGTGAACCACGATGGCAAGCTGGACCTCATCTACGGGCAGGGACATGGGTACGGGCTCTACTGGCTGGAGCAGGCGGGGACGCCGTCTGCACCGAAGTGGATTCGGCACGTGATCGACGAGTCGTTCTCGCAGTCGCACGCTGTGGCGCTGGTCGACATCGACGGCGACGGAGTTCCGGAGCTGATCACGGGCAAGCGGTATCGCGGCCACGGTGGCGGCGATCCGGGATCGTACGATCCGAACGTCGTGTATGCGTACCGTCTGCCGGGCGCGGAGCAGTTGACGAAGGCCAAGACCCATGCGGGCGAGACGATGAAGTCGCCCGATGAGAAGTGGCCCGCGACGATGGTCGCCTCGGCATGGGAAGCGGACCCGCGGTTCGAGCGCGAGACGCTCTCGCTGAACGGGACAGCGACCATCGGCACGCAGATCGTCTGGGGCGACTTCGACCACGATGGCGACATCGACCTCGCCACGGCCGGGAAGCTGGGCGTGCATGTGCTCGAGAACCTGAAGGTGGTGAAGGTGCCCGGCGATGTTCGCGAGTCGACTCTAGAGCTGAATAAGCAGTGGCCGTTCCCGGGCGAAGGGAAGGAAGTGCCGCAGGAAGACAAGCCTAAGGATTAG
- a CDS encoding Gfo/Idh/MocA family protein, translating to MPDRRAFLQSAAKTTMLAAAAGRLHPLLAQAPAVAPRSANDQINLALIGAGIQGQFDTSVAITVPGVKLVAVADCYDGRLTHAKELWGNDVFTTRDYREILKRPDVDAVLIATPDHWHKQAAVDSMKAGKDVYLEKPMIHLYSDGPEIIDAAKSTNRILQVGSQRVSSVVYAKAKELLASGAIGKLNMVQARWDRNSSIGAWNYSVPLDASTETCDWPRFLGTAPKIPWSGERFFQWRKWKDYGSGVAGDLFVHLFSGTHFITGSHGPTRAMATGGLRYWKDGRDANDVLLALFDYPEGFNLSLRVNFVDGGEESEGFLFTGSEGQMEISGRTVTVTRVPPSKEPGYTVSTFADAQQKAYIEQYRKKYPVVHPEETPRDVEAFTAPQGYLDSYDHFSNFFKSVRSRQVPVEDATFGFRAAGAALLGNLSFEKDSIIHWNPETMKIV from the coding sequence ATGCCAGACCGTAGAGCCTTTCTTCAATCCGCTGCAAAGACGACCATGCTTGCCGCCGCGGCGGGCCGCCTTCACCCGCTTCTCGCGCAGGCCCCGGCGGTTGCGCCACGCTCCGCAAACGACCAGATCAACCTGGCGTTGATCGGCGCGGGCATCCAGGGACAGTTCGACACCAGCGTCGCCATCACCGTTCCGGGTGTGAAGCTGGTCGCCGTGGCCGATTGCTACGACGGCCGTCTGACCCATGCGAAGGAGCTGTGGGGCAATGACGTCTTCACGACTCGCGACTATCGCGAGATTCTGAAGCGCCCCGATGTCGACGCGGTACTGATCGCCACGCCCGACCACTGGCATAAGCAGGCCGCCGTGGACAGCATGAAGGCGGGCAAGGATGTCTACCTCGAAAAGCCGATGATCCATCTCTACTCGGATGGGCCGGAGATCATCGATGCAGCGAAGTCGACCAACCGTATTCTTCAGGTGGGCAGCCAGCGCGTCAGCTCCGTGGTCTACGCGAAGGCGAAGGAGCTGCTGGCTTCGGGCGCTATCGGCAAGCTGAACATGGTGCAGGCGCGGTGGGATCGGAACTCGTCGATCGGCGCTTGGAACTACTCCGTGCCGCTCGATGCTTCGACCGAGACCTGCGACTGGCCGCGCTTCCTCGGTACCGCGCCGAAGATTCCGTGGAGCGGCGAGCGGTTCTTCCAGTGGCGCAAGTGGAAGGATTATGGTTCGGGCGTGGCGGGAGATTTGTTCGTTCACCTCTTCAGCGGGACGCACTTCATCACTGGATCGCATGGACCGACGCGCGCGATGGCGACGGGAGGTCTGCGGTACTGGAAGGATGGCCGCGACGCGAACGACGTGCTGCTCGCGCTGTTCGACTATCCCGAGGGCTTCAACCTGAGCCTGCGCGTGAACTTCGTCGATGGTGGCGAAGAGAGCGAAGGCTTCCTGTTCACGGGATCGGAAGGACAGATGGAGATCTCCGGGCGCACGGTTACGGTCACTCGGGTTCCTCCATCGAAGGAGCCCGGATATACCGTATCCACGTTCGCGGACGCGCAGCAGAAGGCGTACATCGAGCAGTACCGCAAGAAGTATCCCGTGGTCCATCCCGAGGAGACACCGCGCGATGTGGAGGCCTTTACCGCGCCGCAGGGATATCTCGACAGCTACGACCACTTCTCGAACTTCTTCAAGTCAGTACGCAGCCGGCAGGTTCCTGTGGAAGATGCGACGTTCGGCTTCCGCGCGGCGGGAGCGGCGTTGCTCGGGAACCTGAGCTTCGAGAAGGACAGCATCATTCACTGGAATCCGGAGACGATGAAGATCGTTTAG
- a CDS encoding 3-keto-disaccharide hydrolase: MLASKRIRPLQTVLLALLLSGLPVIAQTTPEYTLPPRQAPIVLFDGKDLSKFDTFIKGRGLNSDPTHVFKVENKVIHVSGHEMGYIITKQSFHRFYLRAEFKWGTGTFGERKGQARDSGILYNIQGEDKVWPRSIEFQIKEGETGDFWLTDGAALTGPDGKRVTGPTGAATNIGHIHKGPQKNVVGFRNTEGELEKPYGEWNILEVVVDDNHITQYVNGVLANVGTDPFPTEGKILFQSEGAEVYFRNIQLSPLK, from the coding sequence GTGCTCGCATCGAAACGTATCCGCCCACTGCAGACCGTACTCCTAGCCCTGTTGCTGTCCGGTCTTCCGGTCATCGCTCAGACCACCCCGGAGTACACGCTGCCGCCGCGCCAAGCTCCCATCGTTCTCTTCGATGGCAAAGACCTCTCAAAATTCGACACCTTCATCAAGGGCCGTGGCTTGAACTCCGACCCCACCCACGTCTTCAAGGTGGAGAACAAAGTCATCCATGTCTCCGGACACGAGATGGGATACATCATCACCAAGCAGTCCTTCCACCGCTTCTATCTCCGCGCCGAGTTCAAATGGGGCACCGGTACCTTCGGCGAGCGCAAGGGACAGGCGCGTGACAGCGGCATCCTCTACAACATCCAGGGCGAAGACAAGGTCTGGCCCCGCTCCATCGAGTTCCAGATCAAGGAAGGCGAGACCGGCGACTTCTGGCTGACCGACGGCGCAGCCCTCACCGGCCCAGACGGCAAGCGCGTGACCGGCCCCACAGGAGCCGCCACCAACATCGGCCACATCCACAAAGGCCCGCAGAAGAATGTCGTGGGCTTCCGCAACACTGAGGGCGAACTCGAAAAGCCCTATGGCGAATGGAACATCCTGGAAGTCGTCGTCGACGACAATCACATCACCCAGTACGTCAACGGAGTCCTCGCCAACGTAGGCACCGATCCCTTCCCCACCGAAGGTAAGATCCTCTTCCAGTCCGAGGGTGCGGAGGTCTACTTCCGCAACATCCAGTTATCACCGTTGAAGTAG
- a CDS encoding class I SAM-dependent methyltransferase, translating to MRSFGRFFVVLSLSASMVVGAGSAQAPQRPTSTPYAGDLSIFEYPERDKKLQIDRVMDLLGIRPGKSVVDIGAGSGWFTVRAARRVAPGGTVYAEDINAEAIKYIDQRAQKEKLGNVKTVLGAPDELKLPPGSVDAALMLKVYHEIAHPIPVMKELRAALRPGAKVGIIDRNGSGTDHGLNLEIVVREMGEAGYRLEAKYDFTKADGQDYFLIFGVK from the coding sequence ATGAGATCTTTCGGGCGTTTCTTTGTGGTGTTGAGCTTGTCGGCGTCGATGGTGGTTGGAGCGGGTTCAGCGCAGGCACCGCAGCGGCCTACGAGCACGCCGTATGCGGGCGATCTGTCGATCTTCGAATATCCAGAACGCGACAAGAAGCTGCAGATCGATCGTGTGATGGACCTGCTGGGGATCAGGCCGGGGAAGAGTGTGGTGGATATCGGCGCAGGTTCGGGATGGTTTACGGTGCGGGCGGCTCGGCGCGTCGCACCTGGAGGCACGGTGTACGCGGAGGACATCAATGCTGAAGCGATTAAGTACATCGATCAGCGTGCGCAGAAAGAAAAGCTGGGCAATGTGAAGACGGTGCTGGGGGCGCCGGATGAGCTGAAGCTGCCGCCGGGGAGCGTGGATGCAGCGCTGATGCTGAAGGTCTACCACGAGATCGCGCACCCTATCCCCGTGATGAAGGAGTTGCGGGCAGCGCTCCGGCCGGGGGCGAAGGTGGGGATCATCGACCGCAATGGGAGTGGAACGGACCACGGGTTGAACCTGGAGATTGTGGTGAGGGAGATGGGCGAGGCCGGGTATAGGCTGGAGGCGAAGTACGACTTCACTAAAGCCGATGGGCAGGATTATTTTCTGATCTTCGGGGTGAAGTGA
- a CDS encoding alpha/beta fold hydrolase, with protein MKHLLAASLAFSSFAAIAQTADTKTTQPEPTQHTFVIKEFRTESGVVLPEARVVYGTYGHLNAAKDNAILLPSHYMAEMHGYDWLIGPGKALDPTKQFLITSELFGNGRSSSPSNTPEPFHGPRFPVTTIRDNVEAVHQLLTTELGVQHLKAVIGFSMGAQQAFQWAVSYPTFMDRVVATSGTAKTYGHGIVRLESQIDAITADPTFNNGDYTVQPKKGIETFNLIWTAWLFSQEWWRQELWRTEEPAGTTFKQVVEKYRTHFIDGADANDLILQMRTWESNDVGATPGFNGDVEKALASIKAPVLYMPSATDLYFPVTDAQYESKFIPHVTLLPIPSLWGHPAGAGASPADASFLNDHIAAFLKIARAD; from the coding sequence ATGAAACACCTCCTGGCGGCTAGCCTTGCGTTCTCCTCCTTTGCGGCAATCGCCCAGACCGCAGACACGAAAACCACGCAGCCTGAACCCACCCAACACACCTTCGTCATCAAAGAATTCCGCACCGAAAGCGGCGTCGTGCTGCCCGAGGCGCGCGTCGTCTATGGCACCTACGGCCACCTCAACGCCGCCAAGGACAACGCCATCCTCCTACCGTCGCACTACATGGCAGAGATGCACGGCTACGATTGGCTGATCGGCCCCGGCAAGGCACTCGACCCGACAAAGCAGTTCCTCATCACGAGCGAACTCTTTGGCAACGGCCGCTCGTCCTCGCCCAGCAATACGCCCGAGCCCTTTCACGGCCCCCGCTTCCCCGTCACCACCATCCGCGATAACGTCGAAGCCGTCCACCAGCTCCTCACCACGGAGCTCGGCGTGCAGCACCTCAAGGCCGTCATAGGATTCTCCATGGGAGCGCAGCAGGCCTTCCAGTGGGCTGTCTCCTACCCCACCTTCATGGACCGCGTCGTCGCCACCTCCGGCACCGCGAAGACCTACGGCCACGGCATTGTCCGCCTGGAAAGCCAGATCGACGCCATCACCGCCGACCCCACCTTCAACAACGGCGATTACACCGTCCAGCCAAAGAAGGGCATCGAGACCTTCAACCTCATCTGGACCGCGTGGCTCTTCTCGCAGGAGTGGTGGCGACAGGAGCTATGGCGCACCGAAGAACCCGCCGGAACCACCTTCAAGCAAGTCGTCGAGAAGTACCGCACCCACTTCATCGACGGAGCCGACGCCAACGACCTTATCCTGCAGATGCGCACCTGGGAGAGCAACGACGTAGGCGCAACTCCCGGCTTCAACGGCGACGTAGAAAAAGCCCTCGCCTCCATCAAGGCTCCGGTCCTCTACATGCCATCCGCAACCGATCTCTACTTCCCCGTCACCGACGCCCAGTATGAGTCGAAGTTCATCCCCCACGTCACGCTTCTGCCCATCCCTTCACTCTGGGGCCATCCTGCAGGTGCAGGCGCCAGCCCCGCCGATGCGAGCTTTCTCAATGACCACATCGCCGCCTTCCTCAAGATCGCCAGAGCAGACTAG
- a CDS encoding DMT family transporter yields the protein MLRLTPSTVAHLLLLATVAVWGATFVLVKDALTDSTPLLFNLLRMTLAFVVLAAVNHRHLRKLSRRSVVSGLVVGILLAAGYQFQTSGLARTTPAKSAFITGLVVVFVPLFTAIPALRPAGSHAPRWTAAIGAVLAFSGLLLLTTPPGTEWRHLFASIGLGDLLTLACAIAFAGHLISLAHTSPGLSLQQLSTLQIGFAALIMLVTLPLGEQPHATFTPRLILALGVTSIIATAAAFTIQSWAQKHLPPTHTAVILSLEPVFAWLTSLLFFKEHLGTRALTGAALIAAGIAATELLPAAQTPEQIPV from the coding sequence ATGCTTCGACTCACGCCATCGACCGTCGCGCATCTACTCCTGCTCGCCACCGTAGCCGTCTGGGGAGCGACCTTCGTCCTCGTCAAAGACGCTCTTACCGACTCGACCCCGCTTCTCTTCAATCTCCTCCGCATGACGCTTGCCTTCGTCGTGCTCGCGGCAGTGAATCACCGCCATCTCCGCAAGCTCTCACGGCGTTCGGTCGTCTCCGGCCTTGTCGTCGGCATCCTCCTCGCCGCCGGATACCAGTTCCAGACCAGCGGCCTCGCCCGCACTACGCCAGCGAAGTCCGCCTTCATCACTGGCCTGGTCGTGGTCTTCGTGCCGCTCTTCACCGCGATCCCCGCGCTGCGCCCGGCCGGCTCCCATGCCCCGCGCTGGACCGCCGCGATCGGAGCTGTCCTCGCTTTCAGCGGCTTACTCTTGCTCACAACTCCGCCCGGCACAGAGTGGCGTCACCTCTTCGCGTCCATCGGCCTGGGCGACCTGCTCACCCTCGCCTGCGCCATCGCCTTCGCCGGACACCTTATCTCCCTTGCGCATACTTCGCCCGGCTTGTCACTGCAGCAGCTCTCCACACTTCAAATAGGCTTTGCCGCGCTCATCATGCTCGTCACCCTCCCGCTCGGCGAGCAGCCCCATGCCACCTTCACGCCGCGCCTAATCCTTGCCCTTGGCGTCACCAGCATCATCGCCACTGCCGCCGCCTTCACCATCCAAAGCTGGGCGCAGAAGCACCTGCCGCCGACGCACACGGCGGTCATCCTCTCGCTCGAACCCGTCTTCGCCTGGCTCACCTCGCTGCTCTTCTTTAAGGAGCACCTCGGCACCCGAGCCTTAACCGGCGCGGCACTCATCGCCGCCGGAATCGCCGCCACCGAGCTGCTCCCAGCCGCTCAAACTCCAGAACAGATTCCCGTTTAG